In Rahnella sikkimica, the following are encoded in one genomic region:
- the acnB gene encoding bifunctional aconitate hydratase 2/2-methylisocitrate dehydratase, translating into MLEEYRKHVAERAAEGIVPKPLDASQMAGLVESLKNPPKGEEDTLLDLLINRVPPGVDEAAYVKAGFLAAVAKGETTSPLVTPEKAIELLGTMQGGYNIHPLIDALESDKLAPIAAKALSHTLLMFDNFYDVEEKARAGNEHAKKILQSWADAEWYLSRPQLAEKITVTVFKVTGETNTDDLSPAPDAWSRPDIPLHALAMLKNEREGIHPDQPGSVGPIKQIEELNKKGFPLAYVGDVVGTGSSRKSATNSVLWFMGDDIPHVPNKRGGGVVLGGKIAPIFFNTMEDAGALPIEVDVSDLNMGDVIDIYPYKGEVRNHETGEVIATFELKTDVLLDEVRAGGRIPLIIGRGLTTKARESLKLPQSEVFRIAKPVAKSNKGFSLAQKMVGRACGVAGIRPNEYCEPKMTSVGSQDTTGPMTRDELKDLACLGFSADLVMQSFCHTAAYPKPVDVTTHHTLPDFIMNRGGVSLRPGDGIIHSWLNRMLLPDTVGTGGDSHTRFPIGISFPAGSGLVAFAAATGVMPLDMPESVLVRFKGKMQPGITLRDLVHAIPYYAIQEGHLTVEKKGKKNLFSGRILEIEGLPELKVEQAFELADASAERSAAGCTIKLDQAPIKEYLSSNIVLLKWMISEGYGDRRTIERRIKGMEEWLANPSLLEADADAEYAAVIEIDLADIKEPILCAPNDPDDARLLSSVQNSKIDEVFIGSCMTNIGHFRAAGKLLDSHKGALPTRLWVAPPTKMDAAQLTEEGYYSVFGKSGARVEIPGCSLCMGNQARVADGSTVVSTSTRNFPNRLGNGANVYLASAELAAIASLLGRLPTPEEYLGYMAEVDKTAVDTYRYLNFDKLSEYTDKADGVIFQTAV; encoded by the coding sequence GTGCTAGAAGAATACCGTAAGCACGTAGCCGAGCGTGCTGCAGAGGGCATCGTCCCTAAGCCACTTGATGCTTCACAGATGGCCGGATTGGTTGAGTCACTGAAAAATCCGCCGAAAGGCGAAGAAGACACTCTGTTAGACCTGCTGATTAATCGTGTTCCGCCGGGCGTTGACGAAGCCGCCTATGTAAAAGCCGGGTTCCTGGCTGCCGTCGCCAAAGGCGAAACTACCTCCCCGTTGGTCACTCCTGAAAAAGCCATTGAATTGCTGGGCACCATGCAAGGTGGCTACAACATTCATCCGCTGATCGACGCGCTTGAGAGCGACAAACTTGCGCCAATTGCTGCCAAAGCGTTGTCCCACACGCTGCTGATGTTCGATAACTTCTACGATGTGGAAGAAAAAGCACGCGCTGGCAACGAACACGCGAAGAAAATTTTACAGTCGTGGGCGGATGCCGAATGGTATCTGTCACGTCCGCAACTGGCCGAAAAAATCACCGTCACCGTCTTCAAGGTGACCGGCGAAACCAATACCGATGATTTGTCACCGGCTCCGGATGCCTGGTCCCGTCCAGATATTCCGTTGCACGCGCTGGCCATGCTGAAAAACGAACGCGAAGGTATCCATCCGGATCAACCGGGTAGCGTCGGCCCGATCAAACAGATCGAAGAACTGAACAAAAAAGGCTTCCCGCTGGCCTATGTCGGCGACGTGGTCGGTACCGGTTCTTCCCGTAAATCTGCGACCAACTCCGTGCTGTGGTTCATGGGCGACGACATCCCTCATGTGCCAAACAAACGCGGCGGCGGTGTCGTGCTGGGCGGAAAAATTGCGCCAATCTTCTTCAACACCATGGAAGATGCCGGTGCGTTGCCGATTGAAGTGGACGTGTCTGACCTGAACATGGGCGATGTGATCGACATCTATCCGTATAAAGGCGAAGTGCGTAACCATGAAACCGGTGAAGTGATTGCCACTTTCGAACTGAAAACTGACGTGCTGCTCGATGAAGTGCGCGCCGGTGGCCGTATTCCGCTGATCATCGGCCGTGGTTTAACCACCAAAGCCCGTGAATCGCTGAAACTGCCTCAGAGCGAAGTATTCCGCATTGCGAAGCCGGTTGCCAAGAGCAACAAAGGTTTCTCGCTGGCGCAGAAAATGGTGGGCCGCGCCTGTGGCGTTGCCGGTATTCGCCCGAACGAATATTGCGAACCCAAAATGACGTCTGTGGGGTCTCAGGACACCACCGGCCCGATGACCCGTGACGAGCTGAAAGACCTGGCGTGTCTGGGCTTCTCGGCTGATTTAGTGATGCAGTCATTCTGTCATACCGCCGCGTATCCTAAGCCGGTTGACGTGACCACGCACCACACGCTGCCGGACTTCATCATGAACCGCGGCGGTGTTTCCCTGCGTCCGGGCGACGGTATCATCCACTCGTGGCTGAACCGTATGCTGTTGCCGGATACTGTCGGTACCGGCGGCGACTCCCACACCCGTTTCCCGATTGGGATTTCCTTCCCGGCGGGTTCCGGTCTGGTGGCGTTTGCTGCCGCGACCGGCGTGATGCCGCTGGATATGCCAGAATCCGTTCTGGTGCGTTTCAAGGGTAAAATGCAACCGGGTATCACTTTACGTGATCTGGTTCATGCCATTCCTTACTACGCCATCCAGGAAGGTCATCTGACCGTTGAGAAGAAGGGTAAGAAAAACCTCTTCTCTGGCCGTATTCTGGAAATCGAAGGCTTACCGGAACTGAAAGTTGAACAGGCATTTGAACTGGCGGATGCGTCCGCAGAACGTTCAGCGGCCGGTTGTACGATCAAACTGGATCAGGCGCCGATCAAAGAATACCTGAGCTCTAACATCGTGCTGCTGAAGTGGATGATCTCTGAAGGTTACGGCGATCGTCGTACCATCGAGCGCCGCATAAAAGGCATGGAAGAGTGGCTGGCGAATCCAAGCCTGCTCGAAGCCGATGCCGATGCAGAATATGCTGCGGTGATCGAAATCGATCTGGCGGATATCAAAGAGCCAATTCTGTGTGCGCCGAACGATCCGGACGATGCGCGTCTGCTGTCTTCTGTTCAGAACAGCAAAATCGACGAAGTGTTCATCGGTTCGTGTATGACCAACATCGGTCACTTCCGCGCCGCCGGTAAACTGCTCGACAGCCATAAAGGCGCGTTGCCAACCCGTCTGTGGGTTGCGCCACCAACCAAAATGGATGCCGCGCAGCTGACGGAAGAGGGCTACTACAGCGTCTTTGGTAAGAGCGGTGCGCGTGTTGAAATCCCGGGCTGTTCACTGTGCATGGGTAACCAGGCGCGTGTGGCCGACGGTTCTACCGTGGTTTCGACTTCAACGCGTAACTTCCCGAACCGTCTGGGCAACGGCGCCAATGTTTATCTGGCTTCTGCTGAACTGGCGGCTATCGCGTCTCTGCTGGGTCGCCTGCCGACCCCGGAAGAATATCTCGGCTATATGGCTGAAGTGGATAAGACCGCGGTGGATACTTACCGTTATCTGAACTTCGACAAGCTGAGCGAATATACGGATAAAGCTGACGGTGTGATCTTCCAAACCGCAGTCTAA
- the aceE gene encoding pyruvate dehydrogenase (acetyl-transferring), homodimeric type, whose protein sequence is MSERVNNDVDPIETRDWLQAIESVIREEGVERAQFLIDQVLSEARKGGVSVAAGAASRNYVNTIAVEDEPEYPGNLELERNIRTAIRWNAIMTVLRASKKDLDLGGHMSSFQSSAAVYEVCFNHFFRARNEKDGGDLVYFQGHISPGVYARAFLEGRLTEDQMNNFRQEVHGKGLSSYPHPKLMPEFWQFPTVSMGLGPIGAIYQAKFLKYLDHRGLKDTTAQRVYAFLGDGEMDEPESKGAITIATREKLDNLCFIINCNLQRLDGPVTGNGKIINELEGIFAGAGWNVIKVIWGNRWDELLRKDTSGKLIQLMNETVDGDYQTFKSRDGKYVREHFFGRYPETAALVKDMTDDQIWALNRGGHDPKKVFAALNKAQNTKGQPTVILAHTIKGYGMGEAAEGKNIAHQVKKMNMDGVRYIRDRFSVPVTDENLEKLPYITLEKDSAEYKYLHERRAALKGYLPTRLPNFTQKLEMPKLEDFSQLLEEQKKEISTTIAFVRALNVMLKNDSIKDRLVPIIADEARTFGMEGLFRQIGIYSPNGQQYTPQDREQVAYYKEDEKGQILQEGINELGAASSWLAAATSYSTNDLPMIPFYIYYSMFGFQRIGDLCWAAGDQQARGFLVGGTSGRTTLNGEGLQHEDGHSHIQSLTIPNCISYDPAYAYEVAVIMHDGLVRMYGDAQENIYYYITTLNENYHMPAMPEGAEEGIRKGIYKLETVEGSKGKVQLMSSGSILRHVREAAQILSKDYGVGSDVYSVTSFTELARDGQDCERWNMLHPTETPRVPYVAQVMNDAPVVASTDYMKLFAEQIRNFVPASDFRVLGTDGFGRSDSRENLRHHFEIDASYVVVAALGELAKRGEIDVKVVAEAITKFGIDADKVNPRLA, encoded by the coding sequence ATGTCAGAACGTGTAAATAATGACGTGGATCCGATCGAAACTCGCGACTGGCTACAAGCGATCGAATCGGTCATCCGTGAAGAAGGTGTTGAGCGTGCGCAGTTCCTGATCGACCAGGTTCTGAGTGAAGCGCGTAAGGGCGGCGTCAGCGTCGCTGCTGGTGCAGCCAGCCGTAACTACGTCAATACCATCGCTGTTGAAGACGAACCTGAATATCCGGGTAACCTGGAGCTGGAACGCAACATTCGTACCGCAATCCGCTGGAATGCGATCATGACCGTTCTGCGTGCATCCAAGAAAGATCTGGATCTGGGCGGCCATATGTCATCCTTCCAGTCTTCCGCTGCGGTTTACGAAGTGTGCTTCAACCACTTCTTCCGTGCGCGCAACGAGAAAGACGGCGGCGATCTGGTGTACTTCCAGGGCCACATCTCTCCGGGCGTGTACGCGCGTGCTTTCCTTGAAGGCCGCCTGACCGAAGACCAGATGAACAATTTCCGTCAGGAAGTTCACGGTAAAGGTCTGTCATCTTATCCGCACCCTAAACTGATGCCTGAATTCTGGCAGTTCCCGACCGTATCAATGGGTCTGGGTCCGATCGGTGCAATCTATCAGGCTAAGTTCCTGAAATATCTTGATCACCGCGGTCTGAAAGACACCACGGCGCAGCGCGTTTATGCGTTCCTGGGCGACGGTGAAATGGACGAACCAGAATCCAAAGGTGCGATCACCATCGCGACCCGTGAGAAACTGGACAACCTGTGCTTCATCATCAACTGTAACTTACAGCGTCTTGATGGCCCGGTAACCGGCAACGGCAAAATCATCAACGAACTGGAAGGCATCTTTGCAGGCGCCGGCTGGAACGTGATCAAAGTGATTTGGGGCAACCGTTGGGACGAACTGCTGCGTAAAGACACCAGCGGCAAACTGATCCAGCTGATGAACGAAACCGTGGACGGCGACTACCAGACCTTCAAGTCCCGCGACGGTAAATACGTTCGTGAACACTTCTTCGGTCGTTACCCGGAAACCGCAGCGCTGGTCAAAGACATGACCGACGACCAAATTTGGGCACTGAACCGTGGTGGTCATGATCCGAAGAAAGTCTTCGCTGCACTGAACAAAGCACAGAACACCAAAGGTCAGCCGACCGTAATCCTGGCGCATACCATCAAAGGTTATGGCATGGGCGAAGCGGCTGAAGGCAAGAACATTGCCCACCAGGTGAAGAAAATGAACATGGATGGCGTGCGCTATATCCGTGATCGTTTCAGCGTGCCAGTTACCGATGAAAATCTGGAAAAACTGCCGTACATCACTCTGGAAAAAGACTCTGCAGAATACAAATATCTGCACGAACGTCGTGCGGCGCTGAAAGGCTACCTGCCAACGCGTCTGCCAAACTTCACTCAGAAGCTGGAAATGCCGAAACTGGAAGACTTCTCACAACTGCTCGAAGAGCAGAAGAAAGAGATCTCTACTACTATCGCTTTCGTTCGTGCCCTGAACGTGATGCTGAAAAACGACTCCATCAAAGACCGTCTGGTGCCAATCATCGCCGATGAAGCGCGTACATTCGGTATGGAAGGTCTGTTCCGTCAGATTGGTATTTACAGCCCGAACGGCCAGCAGTACACCCCGCAGGACCGTGAGCAGGTTGCTTACTATAAAGAAGACGAGAAAGGTCAGATCCTGCAGGAAGGTATCAACGAACTGGGTGCCGCATCTTCATGGCTGGCCGCAGCGACCTCTTACAGCACCAACGATCTGCCAATGATCCCGTTCTACATCTACTACTCCATGTTTGGTTTCCAGCGTATCGGCGACCTGTGCTGGGCAGCGGGTGACCAACAGGCGCGTGGCTTCCTGGTCGGTGGTACTTCGGGTCGTACAACGCTTAACGGCGAAGGTTTGCAGCACGAAGATGGTCACAGCCACATTCAGTCGCTGACTATCCCTAACTGTATTTCTTACGATCCGGCGTATGCCTACGAAGTGGCAGTCATCATGCATGACGGTCTGGTGCGTATGTACGGCGACGCGCAGGAAAACATTTATTACTACATCACTACGCTGAACGAAAACTACCACATGCCAGCCATGCCAGAAGGCGCGGAAGAAGGCATCCGTAAAGGTATCTACAAGTTAGAAACCGTGGAAGGTAGCAAAGGTAAAGTGCAGCTGATGAGCTCCGGTTCTATTCTGCGTCACGTGCGTGAAGCCGCTCAGATCCTGTCCAAAGACTACGGCGTAGGCTCTGACGTTTACAGCGTAACCTCGTTCACCGAACTGGCCCGCGATGGTCAGGATTGTGAGCGCTGGAATATGCTGCACCCGACAGAAACTCCACGCGTACCTTATGTGGCTCAGGTGATGAATGATGCGCCGGTCGTGGCATCGACTGACTACATGAAATTGTTCGCCGAGCAAATCCGTAACTTCGTTCCAGCCAGCGATTTCCGTGTTCTGGGCACCGACGGTTTCGGCCGCTCTGACAGCCGCGAAAACCTGCGTCACCACTTCGAAATTGATGCTTCCTACGTTGTGGTTGCTGCGCTGGGCGAACTGGCTAAACGTGGCGAGATCGATGTGAAAGTAGTGGCTGAAGCCATTACCAAATTCGGCATCGATGCTGACAAAGTTAACCCGCGTCTGGCATAA
- the pdhR gene encoding pyruvate dehydrogenase complex transcriptional repressor PdhR — translation MAYSKIRQPKLSDVIEQQLEFLILEGTLRPGEKLPPERELAKQFDVSRPSLREAIQSLEGKGLLLRRQGGGTFVQSNLWQSVSDPLAELLADHPESQFDLLETRHALEGIAAYYAALRGTEEDLQRIRDCHVVIQTAQDSGDLDAEADAVMQYQVAVTEAAHNVVLLHLVRCMGPMLGKNVRQNFELLYSRREMLATVSNHRASIFEAIVAREPEIARAASHRHLAFIEEVLLDLSREHTRRDRSLRRLQQRKDES, via the coding sequence ATGGCTTACAGCAAAATCAGACAGCCTAAGTTATCCGATGTGATCGAGCAGCAACTTGAGTTCCTGATCCTCGAAGGCACCTTGAGACCCGGGGAAAAGCTTCCGCCAGAGCGCGAACTGGCCAAACAGTTTGATGTTTCGCGACCTTCTCTCAGAGAGGCTATCCAAAGCCTGGAAGGGAAGGGACTGCTCCTGCGCCGCCAGGGTGGTGGTACTTTCGTCCAAAGTAATCTGTGGCAAAGCGTGAGTGACCCGCTGGCTGAGTTACTGGCCGACCATCCTGAATCACAATTCGATCTCCTTGAAACACGCCATGCCCTTGAAGGGATCGCTGCGTATTACGCGGCGCTTCGTGGCACAGAGGAAGATTTGCAGCGCATTCGCGATTGCCACGTGGTCATTCAGACCGCACAGGACAGCGGAGATCTGGACGCAGAAGCCGATGCGGTTATGCAGTATCAGGTTGCTGTAACAGAAGCAGCGCATAATGTCGTGCTGCTGCATCTGGTTCGCTGTATGGGACCGATGCTCGGGAAGAATGTTCGACAGAACTTTGAATTGCTTTACTCACGCCGGGAAATGCTGGCCACGGTAAGCAACCACCGCGCCAGTATTTTCGAGGCGATTGTTGCACGGGAACCAGAAATAGCGCGTGCCGCATCTCACCGTCACCTGGCGTTCATAGAAGAAGTTTTGCTGGATCTCAGCAGGGAACACACCCGGCGGGATCGGTCTTTACGACGGCTCCAGCAAAGAAAAGATGAAAGTTAA
- the aceF gene encoding pyruvate dehydrogenase complex dihydrolipoyllysine-residue acetyltransferase: MAIEINVPDIGADAVEVTEIMVKVGDKVEVEQSLITVEGDKASMEVPSPQAGVVKEIKVAVGDTVETGKLIMIFDAADGAADAAPAKQEAKAEDKPAAAAPASSESKEVNVPDIGGDEVEVTEIMVKVGDTVAAEQSLITVEGDKASMEVPAPFAGKVKEIKIAAGDKVSTGSLIMVFEVAGSGAAAPAAAEAKSEAAPAAATQTGSKEVNVPDIGGDEVEVTEIMVKVGDKVSAEQSLITVEGDKASMEVPAPFAGTVKEIKIAAGDKVSTGSLIMVFEVEGAAPAPAAKKEEAAAPAKQEQKAAAPAVKAESKGEFAENDAYVHATPVIRRLAREFGVNLAKVKGTGRKGRILREDVQTYVKDAVKRAEAAPAAATGGGIPGMLPWPKVDFSKFGEIEEVELGRIQKISGANLSRNWVMIPHVTHFDKTDITELEAFRKQQNDEAAKRKLDVKFTPVVFIMKAVAAALEQMPRFNSSLSEDGQKLTLKKYINVGVAVDTPNGLVVPVFKDVNKKGIAELSRELMAISKKARDGKLTAAEMQGGCFTISSLGGIGTTHFAPIVNAPEVAILGVSKSAMEPVWNGKEFVPRLMMPMSLSFDHRVIDGADGARFITIINNVLSDIRRLVM; this comes from the coding sequence ATGGCTATTGAAATTAACGTACCGGACATCGGTGCAGATGCAGTGGAAGTCACCGAAATCATGGTGAAGGTGGGCGATAAAGTAGAAGTTGAACAATCGCTGATCACCGTTGAAGGCGACAAAGCTTCTATGGAAGTGCCTTCTCCACAGGCAGGCGTGGTCAAAGAAATTAAAGTTGCGGTCGGCGATACCGTCGAAACCGGCAAACTGATCATGATCTTCGACGCCGCTGACGGTGCTGCTGATGCAGCACCTGCGAAACAGGAAGCGAAAGCAGAAGACAAACCTGCTGCTGCCGCTCCTGCTTCCAGCGAAAGCAAAGAAGTGAACGTGCCAGATATCGGCGGCGACGAAGTTGAAGTCACCGAAATCATGGTCAAAGTGGGCGACACCGTGGCAGCTGAACAATCGCTGATCACCGTAGAAGGCGATAAAGCTTCTATGGAAGTCCCTGCGCCGTTCGCGGGCAAAGTCAAAGAAATCAAAATCGCTGCGGGCGACAAAGTCAGCACCGGTTCTCTGATCATGGTCTTCGAAGTTGCAGGCTCAGGTGCAGCAGCACCGGCGGCGGCAGAAGCCAAGTCAGAAGCGGCTCCGGCTGCTGCTACACAAACCGGCAGCAAAGAAGTGAACGTGCCTGATATCGGCGGCGACGAAGTTGAAGTCACCGAAATCATGGTTAAAGTGGGCGACAAAGTCAGTGCTGAACAATCACTGATCACCGTTGAAGGCGACAAAGCTTCAATGGAAGTCCCGGCGCCGTTCGCGGGTACCGTGAAAGAAATCAAAATCGCTGCGGGCGACAAAGTCAGCACCGGCTCTCTGATCATGGTCTTCGAAGTTGAAGGCGCTGCGCCTGCTCCGGCGGCGAAGAAAGAAGAAGCTGCTGCCCCTGCGAAACAGGAACAAAAAGCCGCTGCACCTGCTGTTAAAGCAGAAAGCAAAGGCGAGTTCGCTGAGAACGACGCTTACGTTCACGCCACGCCGGTTATCCGTCGTCTGGCCCGTGAATTCGGCGTTAATCTGGCGAAAGTGAAAGGGACCGGCCGTAAAGGTCGTATCCTGCGCGAAGACGTTCAGACTTACGTGAAAGACGCGGTCAAACGCGCTGAAGCCGCTCCGGCTGCTGCCACTGGCGGCGGTATTCCGGGCATGCTGCCTTGGCCGAAAGTTGATTTCAGCAAGTTCGGCGAAATCGAAGAAGTGGAACTGGGCCGTATCCAGAAAATCTCCGGTGCAAACCTGAGCCGTAACTGGGTGATGATCCCGCACGTTACACACTTCGACAAAACCGATATCACTGAGCTGGAAGCGTTCCGTAAACAGCAAAATGACGAAGCGGCTAAACGCAAACTGGATGTGAAATTCACGCCAGTGGTCTTCATCATGAAAGCCGTTGCGGCTGCCCTTGAGCAGATGCCACGTTTCAACAGTTCTCTGTCCGAAGATGGCCAGAAACTGACGCTGAAAAAATACATCAACGTCGGTGTTGCGGTTGATACGCCAAACGGCCTGGTTGTTCCTGTCTTCAAAGACGTGAACAAGAAAGGTATCGCTGAGCTGTCCCGTGAACTGATGGCTATCTCCAAGAAAGCGCGTGACGGTAAGCTGACGGCTGCTGAAATGCAGGGCGGTTGCTTCACGATCTCCAGCCTTGGCGGTATCGGGACGACCCACTTCGCGCCAATCGTGAATGCGCCTGAAGTGGCTATCCTGGGTGTGTCCAAGTCTGCGATGGAACCGGTCTGGAACGGTAAAGAATTCGTTCCGCGTCTGATGATGCCAATGTCGCTCTCCTTCGACCACCGTGTTATCGACGGTGCGGATGGTGCGCGCTTCATTACCATCATCAACAACGTACTGTCTGACATTCGCCGCCTGGTGATGTAA
- the lpdA gene encoding dihydrolipoyl dehydrogenase has protein sequence MSTEIKTQVVVLGAGPAGYSAAFRCADLGLETVLVERYSTLGGVCLNVGCIPSKALLHVAKVISEAKALAEHGIVFGEPKTDIDKVRLWKEKVINQLTGGLAGMAKGRKVKVVNGLGKFTGANTLVVEGENGPTTITFDNAIIAAGSRPIKLPFIPHDDPRVWDSTDALELKTVPERLLVMGGGIIGLEMGTVYHALGSQIDVVEMFDQVIPAADKDVVKVFTKKISKQFNLMLETKVTAVEAKEDGIYVTMEGKKAPAEPQRYDAVLVAIGRVPNGKLLEAGAAGIEVDDRGFIHVDKQMRTNVPHIFAIGDIVGQPMLAHKGVHEGHVAAEVISGKKHYFDPKVIPSIAYTEPEVAWVGLTEKEAKEKGISYETATFPWAASGRAIASDCADGMTKLIFDKETHRVIGGAIVGTNGGELLGEIGLAIEMGCDAEDIALTIHAHPTLHESVGLAAEIYEGSITDLPNPKAKKK, from the coding sequence ATGAGTACTGAAATTAAAACTCAGGTCGTGGTACTTGGGGCGGGCCCTGCAGGCTATTCTGCTGCTTTCCGTTGCGCTGATTTAGGTCTTGAGACAGTTCTGGTTGAACGTTATTCCACCCTGGGTGGCGTGTGCCTGAACGTAGGCTGTATCCCTTCAAAAGCTCTGCTGCATGTTGCTAAAGTTATTTCTGAAGCAAAAGCTCTGGCAGAACACGGTATTGTTTTCGGTGAGCCGAAAACCGATATCGACAAAGTGCGTCTCTGGAAAGAGAAAGTCATCAACCAGCTGACCGGTGGTCTGGCAGGTATGGCGAAAGGCCGTAAAGTCAAAGTCGTTAACGGCTTGGGCAAATTTACCGGTGCAAATACTCTGGTTGTTGAAGGCGAAAATGGTCCAACGACCATCACTTTCGACAATGCAATTATTGCGGCGGGTTCCCGTCCAATCAAACTGCCATTCATTCCTCATGATGATCCACGCGTATGGGATTCCACCGACGCACTGGAACTGAAAACCGTCCCTGAGCGTCTGCTCGTGATGGGCGGCGGTATCATCGGTCTGGAAATGGGCACCGTTTACCACGCGCTGGGTTCTCAGATTGACGTGGTAGAAATGTTTGATCAGGTCATTCCTGCGGCTGATAAAGACGTGGTGAAAGTCTTCACCAAGAAAATCAGCAAGCAATTCAACCTGATGCTGGAAACCAAAGTGACTGCCGTAGAAGCCAAAGAAGATGGCATTTACGTCACCATGGAAGGCAAAAAAGCGCCAGCCGAACCACAGCGTTATGACGCTGTGCTGGTGGCAATCGGCCGCGTACCTAACGGTAAGCTGCTGGAAGCCGGCGCTGCAGGCATCGAAGTTGACGACCGTGGCTTCATCCACGTCGACAAACAAATGCGTACCAACGTGCCACACATCTTTGCTATCGGCGACATCGTCGGTCAGCCAATGCTGGCCCACAAAGGTGTTCACGAAGGTCACGTTGCAGCCGAAGTGATCTCCGGCAAAAAACACTACTTCGATCCGAAAGTCATTCCGTCAATTGCCTACACTGAGCCAGAAGTTGCCTGGGTTGGCCTGACTGAGAAAGAAGCGAAAGAAAAAGGCATCAGCTACGAAACCGCCACCTTCCCGTGGGCAGCTTCAGGCCGTGCTATCGCTTCCGACTGTGCAGACGGTATGACCAAACTGATCTTCGACAAAGAAACTCACCGTGTTATCGGTGGTGCGATTGTCGGTACCAACGGCGGCGAGCTGCTGGGCGAGATTGGTCTGGCGATCGAAATGGGTTGTGATGCAGAAGATATCGCGCTGACCATCCATGCTCACCCGACTCTGCACGAGTCCGTGGGTCTGGCAGCAGAAATCTACGAAGGCAGCATTACTGACCTGCCAAACCCGAAAGCCAAGAAAAAATAA